From the genome of Triticum aestivum cultivar Chinese Spring chromosome 3B, IWGSC CS RefSeq v2.1, whole genome shotgun sequence, one region includes:
- the LOC123070857 gene encoding uncharacterized protein, protein MELQEESSDVGALVSAPSRNLSSSSSTFVSANQSPFFTPRSLSACRPEHAHVEHNNSPTGIALKIGDILSSDTLVQRGQLPSSANIRLLLDDASPAPSLCTSSNFGTPAIVYNNPSFISTFNGPYQGSSSATPTSNCDRSTRKEKQKRQVGIYRKSSSSQPTPSAASVSRLRTYDVYIGFHGRKASLLRFTNWLRAEFEIHGISCFASDRSRCRNSHSHDAVERVMNASTYGIVILTKKSFGNPYTIEELRNFFGKKNLIPIFFDLGAADCLARDIIEKRGELWEKHGGELWMLYGGIENEWRESVDALSRVVDVQLEANDTNLRASILQAVILLAMKLGRRSVVDRVNRWRARVEKDEFPFPRNADFVGRKKELSELELILFGDVSGEGEKKYFELKTKQRRKGPVSGWSANNYEQLNADTIKGKEPVMWKETEEGIEMQRLGTPLQHGRQQRVKNGGRYGRKKKTRKILYGKGIACISGESGMGKTDLALEYAYRFSQRYKMILWVRGESRYIRHNYLSLRTLLEVDLSVDTRLHEKGSDRCFEEQEEEAIAKIRQELMRDIPYLVIIDNLESEKDWWDKRVIMDLLPQFGGETHFIITTRLPRVMNLEPMKLSYLSGAEAMTLMKGAVKEYPLMEIDALKVIEEKLGRLTLGLAIVGAILSELPITPSRLLDTLNRPSPVRDFSWNEREVISLKNHEILVRLLDVCLSIFEHADGPRSLAIRMVQVSGWFAPSAVPIHMLALAAHKTPKKHRRGPRWRKWWRTLTCGLATSRMQRSEAEAAAMLMRFGIARCSAKSEYIQFHDMIRLYARKRGGTRTAQAAVQSVYLRGSIKHSSEHLWAACFMAFGFGSDPFLVELRPSELMFFVKQIVVPLAINTFITYSRCNAALELLRLCTDALERAAESMLSHAGKWRETSISCFRPVQSEAQYTYLWQELALLKASVLETRAKLMLRGGQYGIGDDLIRKAIFIRTSICGEHHPDTVSARETLSKLTRLLTNVHLS, encoded by the coding sequence ATGGAGCTTCAAGAGGAAAGCTCTGATGTCGGGGCTTTGGTCTCAGCACCATCAAGGAACCTGTCATCCTCTTCCTCCACATTTGTTTCTGCCAACCAGTCACCTTTCTTCACACCACGGTCACTGTCTGCTTGTCGCCCGGAGCATGCTCATGTCGAGCACAATAACTCCCCGACTGGCATCGCGCTGAAAATCGGTGATATTCTTTCCAGTGACACTCTGGTACAGCGGGGGCAGTTACCATCATCAGCCAACATAAGGTTATTGCTAGACGATGCTTCTCCTGCTCCCAGCCTTTGCACTTCAAGTAATTTTGGAACTCCAGCAATTGTCTATAACAATCCCAGCTTCATTTCAACCTTCAACGGCCCATACCAAGGTAGTTCGTCCGCGACTCCAACTAGCAATTGTGATCGTTCAACTCGAAAGGAGAAACAGAAGAGACAGGTAGGAATATATCGGAAATCTTCGTCCTCTCAACCTACGCCATCAGCAGCTTCTGTCAGTAGGCTTCGAACCTATGATGTGTACATAGGGTTTCATGGTCGCAAGGCTTCACTGCTGAGGTTCACAAATTGGCTTCGTGCAGAATTTGAGATTCATGGAATCAGTTGCTTTGCTTCTGATCGGTCCAGGTGTCGGAATTCACACAGCCATGATGCTGTTGAGAGGGTAATGAATGCTTCCACATATGGAATTGTCATCCTTACAAAAAAGTCATTTGGCAATCCTTATACCATTGAGGAGCTCAGGAACTTCTTCGGCAAGAAAAATCTGATCCCTATATTCTTTGACTTGGGTGCTGCTGATTGCCTTGCCAGAGATATCATAGAGAAGAGAGGAGAACTGTGGGAGAAACATGGCGGTGAGCTGTGGATGTTATATGGTGGAATAGAGAATGAATGGAGGGAATCAGTTGATGCTCTTTCTCGGGTGGTAGATGTGCAGTTAGAAGCGAATGATACCAATTTGAGAGCCTCCATACTGCAAGCAGTTATTCTTTTGGCCATGAAACTAGGTAGGAGAAGTGTGGTTGATCGGGTGAATAGGTGGAGAGCAAGGGTGGAGAAAGATGAATTTCCTTTCCCTCGCAATGCTGATTTCGTCGGGAGGAAAAAGGAGCTCTCGGAGTTGGAGCTCATCTTGTTTGGTGATGTCAGCGGGGAAGGGGAAAAGAAGTATTTTGAGCTCAAGACAAAGCAACGAAGAAAAGGCCCTGTGAGTGGCTGGTCTGCTAACAATTATGAGCAATTAAATGCAGATACCATCAAGGGAAAGGAACCGGTTATGTGGAAGGAGACTGAGGAAGGCATTGAGATGCAGAGACTGGGCACTCCACTGCAGCATGGCCGACAACAGAGAGTGAAGAACGGTGGGAGATATGGGAGGAAGAAAAAAACTAGGAAGATACTCTATGGAAAGGGCATTGCTTGCATATCAGGGGAATCTGGAATGGGCAAGACAGACTTGGCTTTGGAGTACGCATACAGGTTCTCCCAGAGATATAAGATGATTTTGTGGGTCAGAGGGGAGAGCAGATACATTCGACATAATTATTTGTCTCTGCGGACTCTTCTGGAAGTAGATTTAAGTGTTGATACCCGCTTGCATGAGAAAGGAAGTGACCGATGCTTTGAGGAACAGGAAGAGGAAGCCATTGCCAAGATAAGACAAGAACTGATGCGGGACATACCGTATTTAGTTATCATTGATAATCTGGAGAGTGAGAAGGACTGGTGGGATAAGAGAGTCATAATGGACCTTCTCCCACAGTTTGGTGGAGAGACTCACTTCATCATAACAACACGCCTTCCACGGGTGATGAACTTGGAGCCAATGAAGCTTTCTTATTTATCTGGTGCTGAGGCAATGACTTTGATGAAGGGGGCTGTCAAGGAATACCCGCTAATGGAAATTGATGCGCTCAAGGTCATTGAAGAAAAGCTTGGGAGGCTAACTCTTGGCCTAGCTATTGTTGGAGCTATACTCTCGGAGCTTCCAATTACTCCAAGTAGGCTTCTTGACACGTTGAATCGGCCATCACCCGTAAGAGATTTTTCTTGGAATGAGAGAGAAGTAATCAGCTTGAAAAATCATGAAATCCTTGTTAGACTCCTGGATGTCTGCCTATCGATATTTGAGCATGCAGATGGTCCCAGGAGTCTGGCAATTCGTATGGTTCAAGTGAGTGGTTGGTTTGCACCATCTGCAGTTCCAATTCATATGTTGGCTCTGGCTGCACATAAAACCCCAAAGAAGCATCGGAGGGGTCCCAGGTGGAGGAAGTGGTGGCGAACACTAACTTGTGGCCTTGCAACTTCAAGGATGCAGAGATCTGAAGCTGAAGCAGCTGCAATGTTGATGAGGTTTGGAATTGCCAGGTGCAGCGCAAAGTCTGAGTATATCCAGTTCCATGATATGATCAGGTTATATGCTCGCAAGCGAGGAGGCACAAGAACGGCTCAAGCTGCGGTCCAATCAGTGTACCTTCGAGGATCAATCAAACATTCTTCTGAGCACCTATGGGCTGCCTGCTTCATGGCTTTTGGATTTGGTTCTGATCCTTTTCTGGTAGAACTGAGGCCATCTGAGTTGATGTTCTTTGTGAAGCAGATTGTGGTGCCACTTGCGATAAACACATTCATCACATATTCCCGATGTAATGCTGCACTGGAGCTGCTGCGCCTGTGCACGGATGCATTGGAGCGTGCAGCTGAATCCATGCTCTCTCATGCTGGCAAATGGAGAGAAACATCAATCTCCTGCTTTAGGCCAGTTCAGTCAGAAGCCCAGTACACCTATCTTTGGCAGGAGCTGGCTCTTCTGAAAGCTTCTGTACTAGAAACACGGGCGAAGCTGATGCTCCGAGGCGGACAGTATGGCATCGGGGATGACCTGATACGGAAGGCCATATTCATCCGCACTTCCATCTGCGGCGAGCACCACCCCGACACGGTCTCGGCTCGAGAAACCCTCAGTAAACTAACAAGGCTTCTTACAAACGTCCACCTTAGTTGA
- the LOC123070858 gene encoding 50S ribosomal protein L33 encodes MGKAKRASIFIRLVSAAGTGFFYVKRKNPRRITEKLEFRKYDPRVNKHVLFTEAKMK; translated from the coding sequence ATGGGGAAGGCGAAGCGGGCGTCCATCTTCATCAGGCTCGTGTCGGCCGCTGGCACGGGGTTCTTCTACGTGAAGCGCAAGAACCCTCGCCGGATCACGGAGAAGCTCGAGTTCAGGAAGTACGACCCCCGCGTCAACAAGCACGTCCTCTTCACGGAGGCCAAGATGAAGtga